The proteins below are encoded in one region of Pseudophryne corroboree isolate aPseCor3 chromosome 8, aPseCor3.hap2, whole genome shotgun sequence:
- the LOC134947790 gene encoding olfactory receptor 6C76-like: MAGCMAQFYFHFSLGTTESFLLTAMSYDRYVAICNPLHYLISMSNTTCTKLLVGSWAGGFIVIVVLCLQISSLSFCDGNELDHYYCDFAALIRLSCTETSSIEMLFFVASCFVILGCFLLIVISYSYIIRTTMMFPTSSGRRKAFSTCASHLIVVCLFYVTNIIMFVRPTTGDFFHLNKTVSIIPSVVTPLLNPVIYTLRNQEVKEAVKKALQKVALKGQHNITVFL; this comes from the coding sequence ATGGCTGGTTGCATGGCTcagttttattttcatttttctttAGGTACCACAGAAAGTTTCCTCCTGACTGCAATGTCTTATGACCGCTACGTGGCCATATGTAATCCCCTGCACTATTTAATTAGCATGAGCAACACGACTTGTACCAAACTGTTAGTGGGTTCCTGGGCAGGTGGCTTTATTGTCATAGTTGTTCTGTGTTTGCAGATCTCCAGTCTGTCTTTCTGTGATGGCAATGAGCTTGATCACTACTATTGTGACTTTGCAGCACTAATAAGGCTGTCCTGTACTGAAACTTCCAGCATCGAAATGTTATTTTTTGTAGCATCCTGTTTTGTAATCCTGGGCTGCTTTCTACTTATTGTTATCTCCTACAGCTATATCATCCGAACAACAATGATGTTTCCCACATCTTCTGGGAGACGCAAGGCCTTTTCAACATGTGCATCTCATCTGATTGTTGTTTGCCTCTTTTATGTTACTAATATCATTATGTTTGTTCGACCCACCACCGGTGACTTTTTCCACTTGAATAAAACAGTTTCCATCATTCCATCAGTGGTGACTCCACTGCTGAATCCTGTTATCTACACCCTACGGAACCAAGAAGTGAAAGAGGCTGTGAAGAAGGCATTGCAGAAAGTTGCCTTGAAAGGGCAACATAATATCACTGTATTTCTGTAA